gatgaaccccttgactactgggtgtgcaggcttgacctgtggcctgagctatcccaattttgcgatagaacttctggcctgccctgcttcaagtgtcctgtcagaaaggaccttcagcgcggcaggaggtattgtcactgagaactgaattcgcctaggtcaaaaaagtctagattacctcaccgtcattaagatgaatgaggcatggatcccgaagggactgacagggggggatgcatttgactaaaaaaggcctgatgagatgccttgggctataaaatggtccacatgctgctgtattgaatctctgcatgccggatgacttgagtgacttctccgccaccaactagggttcaagccgcaatattttagtgcactttctgcctggaaaacatcggctgcaacaatacctaatttttctggcatgtgtacatgcctaatttttctggcctctggtgctgcactgtggctgcaaaaacaaaacaaaaaaaaaggcacatacatgtgtcaattccccttcgtgatcgttaccttgttgtggtgaaggggcttgcgtatcacaatgaagcgatcacctctatgagtgtgttggcaatggcaatgttggcacaccccagatgagataatctcattgcttcattgtgaacagagcaaaagcgatcggctggataattttgcatagaaaaaacataaattttctttgtgatcatctaaggcaggggtctccaaacttttcaacaggagggccacattgaagattttacaagtattcgggggccggaaaaaaaaatcagttatgtattaaattaaatgtatatattttacatggatcgtttttgtaatcagcatgatatgactgagaacaaaagagaaaaaactttagcaaaacaacgcaaagacacccgtgtccctatcagcggtgtccccatcagcacaaaaatgtccccatcagcacagcaatgtccccatcagcacagcaatgtccccatcagcacagcaatgtccccatcagcacagcaatgtccccatcagcacagcaatgtccccatcagcacagcaatgtccccatcagcacagcaatgtccccatcagcacagcaatgtcagcatcagcacagcaatgtcagcatcagcacaacaatgtccccatcagcacagcaatgtccccatcagcacagcaatgtccccatcagcacagcaatgtccccatcagcacagcaatgtccccatcagcacagcaatgtcagcatcagcacagcaatgtcagcatcagcacaacaatgtcagcatcagcacagcaatgtccccatcagcacagcaatgtcagcatcagcacagcaatgtcagcatcagcacaacaatgtccccatcagcacagcaatgtcagcatcagcacagcaatgtcagcatcagcacagcaatgtcagcatcagcacagcaatgtccccatcagccgtgtcacccttaagcacagcaatgtccccatcaacgatgtccccatcagaacagcaatgtccccatcagcggagtccccattagcagctgataggggccaccactgatggggacactgctgttggggacgcggctgatggggacaccattgatggggacacccgtgtccctatcagcggtgtccccatcagaacagcaatggccaaatcagaacagcaatgtccccatcagaaaagcaatattcccatcaaaaaaaaaatattcccatcaaaaaaacaatattcccatcagaaaaacaatattcccatcatggggacacccactgatggggacgctgctgttggggacattgctgtgctgatggggacaccactgatggggacgctgctgttggggacattgctgtgctgatggggacaccactgatggggacaccattgatggggacacccgtgtccctatcagcgttgtccccatcagcacagcaatgtccccatcagcggtgtccccatcagcacagcaatgtccccatcagcggtgtccccatcagcacagcaatgtccccatcagaacagcaatgtcagcatcagcacagcaatgtccccattaatgatgtccccatcagaacagcaatgtccccatcagcggagtccccattagcagctgatggggacaccactgatggggacactgcctttggggacgcggttgatggggacacccgtgtccctatcagtggtgtccccatcagaacagcaatgtccccatcagaatggggacgctgatggggacattgctgtactgatggggacaccattgatggggacacctttgtccccatcagcagtgtgccaatcagcggtgtcctcagcaatgtccccatcagcacagcaatgttcacatcagcagtttccacattagcagcgtccccatcattgctgatggggacgccgctgtgctgatgtggaaaccgatgatgggtcaccgctgatggggatacccatgtccccatcagcggtgtccccagcaatgtcccatcagaacagcaatgtccccatcagcagtgtccaccgcaacatccccatcagcacagcaatgtccctgtcagcggtgtccccagcagcatgtgtccccatcaccgctgatggggacacctctgatggggacattgctgtgctgatggggacatcgattatggggttaccgctgatggggacattgctatcctgatggggacaccattgatgtggacacccatgtccccatcagcagtgtgccaaacagcggtgtccccagcaatgtccccatcagaacagaattgtccccatcagcagtgtgcccatcatcgctgatggggacacctctgatggggacattgctgtgctgatggggacaccattgatggggacacccgtgtcctcatcaacggtgtccccatcagaacagcaatgtccccatcagcacagcaaagtccccatcagcagtgtccccagcagcacagcaatatccccatcagtatgtgtcctcagcagcttgtgtccccatcagcgcagcacagcaatgtcagcgttccccattgtgtccccatcagcgttgtgcaacacttgcctccgctgtagccggcttctgctcctcttcttttttttttcttcttggactcctgagtcccgactcccgcccgctgctacacacgtggatttgttatttcaaacagcgggcgggaagaggggaggtgccgcacttgtgacgtcactggttgccgggacatcggcggtcccagcagccaatcaaaaagcacagcgtgacagcatgggcggttgtgcggctttcgttcctgcaacctgccagctgcgggcgggccggatcgaacgcacaagcgggccggttctggcccgcgggccggggtttggagacccctgatctaaggtgatcattaaagcctactaggccaacattgggcccacactgcagaattattgttttctgggtcacttaattgtcactgaactacctcagcacgaccataggctttgaaaaaccgccatcgactgcaatctcccaaacgtgcgcacgagcacagtcatcgctacaccaagattgacgcatagaggaataaaatttatgtcatgagtgtgtcaactattgacaactctttgcggttgtctaaactctattccatacacgtcccctgataggggacgtaacagggattaaactaataggaatagtactacttaatataccactcatatctgatagcacagtaaattgcacggcgcacgcgcagtgccccaaattggaagtaagaggaccaaccaagcatctttttccatctcccggttcctaaaatctattccatacatgtcccttgataggggatgtaacagggattaaactgataggaatagtactacttaacataccactcatatcgggtagcacagtactttgcacggcgcacgcgcagtgccccaaattggaagtaagaggaccaaccaagcatctttttccatctcccggttcctaaaatctattctatacaccacaccggcccctgataggggacaaaaagattaaactggtaagaacagattttttaaataaaaaaaaaaagaggacagcctctgtggagctgggtatttttgggccgcgttactgaacgctcatgcacaatggctgtaggctcatgcgtccttttgcggaggtgacaaacctggtcagtcaaacccaaggcaacatcatcgacctcatcccatatgcgttttttctggagcgtgccctgcgaagagtgctggatcaggccgtagatgagcatgaagaggaagagttgtggtcaccatcaccaccagaagcagccttgtcgtcgtcgattgctgggcctgcggcaacgcagagagaggagtctgaagaagaggagtcagaggaggaaggtggctttgaggaggtggaagaccaaccacagcaggcgtcccagggggcttgttgtcacctttcggggacccttggtgctgtacgtggctgggtggaagaagagaccttcaatgacatcagtgaggacaaggaacgggacatggctagtttggtatccaaccttgttcaaatggggagtttgcagttaGCGGTAAAATTGTATATAAGATTTATAGATGATGTCTTCATGATTTGGTCCAGCTCCAAAATTCTGTTCAAGGAGATGGTAGAATATTTGAATACAGTGAACAACATGAACTAACCGCAAACTAATTTTATTTACACCTTTGTTGAGTTTTAGGGATTTTCATATTTTTCATGATTTTGAGAAGATATTGAAGGGGatgtccagaattagaaaaataTAGTTGTGTTACACCTGTATACAGGTGGTCTGTAGGACGGCAGCACAGCtctgttcacttcaatggagctaagATGCAATAGCAAACTCAGCGcatggacaggtgtggtactATTACTGGAAGAAACCAGAAATGTTTTTTGCAATTTTGGACAACCTTTTTAAAATCATTTGGAAATTTGTGCTATATAGAAAGCATCTCCTGCCATTAGTAATGGGTGATCAAAGATATTGGTACTTGTGATTTTCTCAAGGTTCGGAGACTCAATCAAGTGCATTTCAAAACTAGGATGCAGATGTAGCTTGCCTGAAAATTTCAGGTGGGCAGGGAAGGCTATAGATGGGGTTTATCATCTGCACCTGTAAAGTAAACCCTGGTAGGTTCTTGGGCACTGCCTGACTGCTCCCTTTATCCCTGTTGGACGCTATGTTATCAGCATGAATATGCTTAGCCGCCATGAATGGTCAATGTCTTCCTCAACCGTTACTTCTCTTCATTACCCAGATATTCAAACATTCTTCCCAAAAGTCAAGCCGATTGTTGTACTACACACAACCTGCTAATTCAGTTTCTGATAGGGCAAATCCAAATTAACTGACTATACTTATTATCAACCCTAAAACTATGTCATTATTGTGGGGTGCTACTCTGGGGGTAAATAGACAATGTAATTATTACTTTGTTACATTGAAGAATATCTTCTTTGTCTTTCAGAAACATGAGAGTCCTTCTGCTTGTGGGAGTTGCTCTACTTATCACCTTGGCCTTTGCCGATCACCATAAGGGTCATCGTAAACAAGACAAAGATGATTATGATGACAAAGACAGCCATGACCACAGGGAACACCATGACAAAAAGCGCCACCATCACCATAATGAGTCCTTGCCCTGCCACAAGATAGCTGATTACAATTCAAAATTCTCCTTTGACCTGTTTCGGCAGGTAGCTCTAGATCATCCTTCTGAGAACATTGTCTTCTCCCCTGTCAGTATTTCTACGGCATTTGCTTTCCTGTCCCTTGGTGCTAAGGCTCAGAACCACTCACAAATCATTGAAGGACTCAGTTTAAACACCTCTGAGATCTCAGAACAAGAAATTCATGAAGGtttccatcatcttcagcatctccTGAATGATGTGGACAGGGAGCTGCAACTCAGCGCTGGGAATGCTCTCTTCATTTCCAAGGAACGCAATATTCTCCAGACGTTCTTAGATGAAGCCAAGAAGCTCTACCACTCAGAGGCGTTTTCTACTGATTTTAAAAACACAGAAGAAGCAAAGAATCAGATTAACAGTTATGTGGAGAAAAACACCCATGGCAAGATCCCTGAGCCGTTGGACAGTGTAGACCAGGATGCCATTTTTGTCCTCATCAACTACATTTATTTCAGAGGTAATCTATTACTTTATACAGCAACACATAACCTACCACCCCTGTTAATCCTGTCTCCTTCTAACCTTAGTAGTACCTCTTGGCTTACTTCTTGAAGAAAAGTCATCACAAGATAGGGAGAACACTGAATAATTACAGCTCTTGGCACTAATAATTGGTCAAGAAGTATTGCTCAAGAAATATCACTTGGAGGTTATGGTATATTGCACGAGCAGATGGGTCAAGCCTCAGTTTCAACCCCAGTCAGGCTGTTCATTGGGTGTTCATAGCatctgaaagacagaaacatgcaatgcgacaattaactgcaatatagagtacaaaattgcataataataaaaagtgctacactataagtgcaagatacttggcaaatcgttttgtacaaaattatttgagcccgtctgccgagcatcaaggctttttttttttggtatataGCATCTGTCAAAGAATATCACAGCTCAGCTGGTTTCATACCATACAATAACCTCATATTAATTTTGTCTTCACAGGAAAATGGGAAAATCCATTTGAAGAAGAATGGACAAAAGAGGGAGATTTTCACGTCAAAGAGAACACAACGGTGAAGGTGCCTTTCATGAGCAGAACAGGAATGTACAATGCGGCCTTCACTGATGAGGCCACCGTGGTCTCCATACCGTATAAAGGAAACGCTGTTGCTTTATTCGTCCTGCCAAATGAGGGGAAATTGTCAGAAGTAGAACAAAATTTTAACAAAGAATCAATTAAAACGTGGAAGAAATCATTTCATAGACGGTAAGGgagtatctctatctatctatctatctatctatctatctcatatctatctatctatctatctatctatctatctatctatgtacacATTATGTCAGCAGCTTTGAAATATTACTGGGGAGAAGTTGCAGCCATAGTCAGTTGCAATAATTCCATTACAGATCGCTCCATGTTTGGATGTTTTTGACTATGAAGGATCTGCACATTGTCTTATGGCGTTCATTATTTGCATATCATCTGTTGTTCTTTTCACACAGGTTGGTGGACTTATACCTCCCCAAATTCTTTGTCTCCGGCACTGTCAACCTGAAAGAAACATTAAGCAAGTTGGGCATAGAAGACGTTTTCTCAGACAGCGCTGATCTTTCTGGTATCACTGGAGCACCCAACGCAAAGATTTCTAAGGTGAGATCTATCAatccatctatctaatatctatatataCCATATTGGTCTATCTGAATCTATCTATTGAtctatccaggggcgtagctaaaggctcatgggccctggtgcaagagttcagcttgggccccacttccctcagtgctttgtggccaggggcagggaagcacttagccttcatgctgcctgaggcaaaaattgaaacggcaccatgCCAAATTCatcacctaaccccttccctccagccagaggtgtaacttgaccagcatgcactttctataatactgtcttcttcttatgcggcacaagggtctttgggccccctcaggctcctgggtccggtactgactgctacctctgcaccccctggaactatctatctatctgtctgtttgtctattgATGGCCCAGTAGTTAGTACTGGTGCTTTGCAGTTCTGGGGCCCCAGAAGGCAAACTCTGCATGGGTTtcccccacactccaaagacatgctGACAAGGaatttagattgtcagctctacTGGGGACAACGATTTCTAATGATAATATCTGTAAAGTGCGGTGGAATACGTTAGCGCTTTGTAAGTTAGTAAAATAAATATGTATCCACTGGAAAATGTAATATCTTTTTTTCTCTCAACCTCCATAGGCTATCCATAACGTCGTACTTAGTGTTGATGAGGGGACAGAAGCGGCAGCCACCACCGCACTGGAGGCAATCTCCATGATGCATCCTCCTCGTATTACATTTAATCGTCCTTTCCTTATATCAGTGTTTGACTACAAATCTCAAAGCGTTCTCTTCACCGGAAGAATTGCCAACCCACAGGAATGATTCTCTCCTAAACTTTTCTTTAATAAAATATTACAATGTATCAACGGCTATTATTTATGTTTTGATATTCAGATACTTTTTCCCTTCTCATGagatcctgtagctcctctgctgATCCCAATGAAGGAAGCAGCCGTCAGTTCACAGCCGCTCCATAAAGTCCATAGAGATTTCTATTATAGAAATTGGGGTAAGAAATAAAAGACAAAGGACAGCAAGAAGAATAGGTGATCACAGGAAGATGCCCAAAAATTCAGGGGTAATGCGGTAAATGACTGCTGGACACTGGGGCGTTGCTCATCAAACTACTAGACATGTTTCCCGAAGACGAGTGGGTAGGTCCCATCAAACTCCTCCATTTATAAGCCTTTACAAAGTCTATGACACATAACTCTTTGTTaggggcagtggcgtagcgtggggggtcgTTGCCCAATTACGTGAGGTGAGGCAATCTCCTcaggcggccctggtgacaattgGCGGGCACAGGGAAATGAGCGCTTcgattgtggaagcactcatcttcATCGTCATATGTATCGCTGTCCTCGGGacagatggatgtgctgcggcgcgatgacatcatcgcgccgcctgagccgtacagcgcagctggaagaggcctgcatcgcattgctgccagcctgatggaggtgggggaggggggctgtttgGCATTCCCTCTAGCTTTCATGGTGGAGACTGGCGACAAAGATTAGCTGCAGCTCTGAGGAATTTCGTGGGGTCATCAACCTGCACCCCCATTGATCAGGGGTTTGGAAGTAGGACtagttgtcatggtcttacctgcttgctgctctccttcgtttgacatgtgctggcggccatcttggggtctgggtttcttgtagccttccaccctgcggctcctccttcccctgggaggagctggatgcctagctcatatatataggaggtctgtggcttcagttccttgcttggtcctcttgtgttcacatgcttctaagactgctgctgcttctggttcctgatcctggcttcgtctgactaccctgctggttcctgatcctggcttcgtctgactaccctgctggttcctgatcctggcttcgtctgactacccttctggttcctgacctctggcttcgcaaagactctgctcggtttcaccatccgttttcaataaagccttcttattttcatttatctcttgttgtacgtctggttcatggttccgtgacattaggaccaagccatgaattctgacggtacagggccatcctcgctacccacgctggttgccagacttgatcagcaggatcacctgttgggtcggttcgctgtggcgttgcaaaccctgcttgaacgcacggctcatttcgctcccgttgccgatgggtcggttgtcgctcctgggctcgctcctactgccgctccggttgttgcgccagagtctaccccgacacctgttgttgcgcctgcggtgtgtcggggtatgaccggttctgcccctcttccacagcgctttgggggagagccaactcagtgccgaggtttccttaaccaggtgggcatttatttcgagttgctgccacatgcctttcctactgagagatcaaaggtgggcttcttgatctcgctgctctcggacaaggccttggcctgggccagccctttatgggagaacaacaatccggtggttgccgagttttccggttttgttgcttctcttcggaaggtattcgatgtgccggctcgtgctgcctctgctgcgaagctccttatgtccatcagacagggttcacgatccgtagctgaatacgccattgagtttcgtaccctggcagcagatgtgggctggaataatgaggctctggtcgctgctttctctcatggtctctcggatgccttgaaggatgaggttgcagctaaggacctaccagttgagctcgagtctcttatttctttcctgattttgattgacaccagactcagggagagaccttcctttaaggagaacctgcggaggtcttctaacagattggtgcctacgtttgctgtcccacccgtgcctccctctcctcccacgcctcctggggatgacttgtctgggggtgaacccatgcagctggggtttgctcgcctgtccgagggggagagggcactccggagacgcgagggccgatgcatgtactgtggtctcggtgggcattttcggttggcatgtccgaaccgtccgggaaacaatcgtaccctgagatcctgtcgggggcagatcttgggtggagtctcctcgtccccggtttcccgtgttgacaaaccactgatcactgttgtcctctcctgggtcgggggctcggtgacgacccaggcgttggtggactctggtgctggtggtttgttcattgatagtgtgttcgctgccgccaattccattcctctgcaggctcgaggttccccactggctcttgaggcgatagacggcagaccccttctgccgccacacgtgactcatgagacccttccagtggggatagccattggtgccgttcacagagagtcggtctgcctccaggttatttcgtctccacactactcggtggtcttggggtacccctggctccagaagcataatccgactttcgattggagatcggtcgagatcctctcgtggtcaccgcagtgtggggctagttgcatccatgggtctgtcaagttgctgtgtacttcctcggactctctgttgcctcctgaatacgaggagtaccgggatgtattcgataaggtgcgcgcggttgccctacctccgcaccgcccatacgattgtgccatagagtcacaatctggtgccgttcctcctcgtggcaaagtctatccactgtcggtagcggagaatgaggccatggaggagtacgtgagggaggcgctttcacgcggacacattcgcaaatcttcgtccccggcaggggctggatttttctttgtgaaaaagaagggcggtgagttgaggccttgcatcgattacaggggtctcaatcgcatcacgatcaagaacgcttacccgatacccttgatttccgagctgttcgatcgccttaaaggggccacggtctttaccaaactcgacctgagggcggcgtataacctggtaaggatcaaggcgggcgatgagtggaagaccgcgtttaacaccaggaccggtcattacgaatccttggttatgccctttgggttgtgcaatgcgcccgcagtctttcaggaattcatcaacgatgttttccgtgacctgttgcagcagtgtgtggtagtctatttggatgacatcttggtatattctgaatccatggaggcccacattctggatgtcagacgagtgttgcaacggttacgagagaacaagctgttcggtaagcttgagaaatgcgaatttcaccgatcccaggtaaccttcttaggttacatcatttcctctgaggggttctccatggatcctgagaaggtttcggctgtcttacagtggccccagcccagtggtcttcgttccctgcagcgctttttgggcttcgccaattattatcggaagttcatcagggacttttccatgctggccaagcctctcacggatctgaccaggaagggcagtaattcccaggtctggccgctcgaggccatccgagcttttgaggccctaaagtccgcctttgtgtcggctccgattctgtcgcatcccaaccctgggttgccctttgtcctcgaggtggacgcgtctgagacggga
The sequence above is drawn from the Bufo bufo chromosome 11, aBufBuf1.1, whole genome shotgun sequence genome and encodes:
- the LOC120982612 gene encoding alpha-1-antitrypsin-like — protein: MRVLLLVGVALLITLAFADHHKGHRKQDKDDYDDKDSHDHREHHDKKRHHHHNESLPCHKIADYNSKFSFDLFRQVALDHPSENIVFSPVSISTAFAFLSLGAKAQNHSQIIEGLSLNTSEISEQEIHEGFHHLQHLLNDVDRELQLSAGNALFISKERNILQTFLDEAKKLYHSEAFSTDFKNTEEAKNQINSYVEKNTHGKIPEPLDSVDQDAIFVLINYIYFRGKWENPFEEEWTKEGDFHVKENTTVKVPFMSRTGMYNAAFTDEATVVSIPYKGNAVALFVLPNEGKLSEVEQNFNKESIKTWKKSFHRRLVDLYLPKFFVSGTVNLKETLSKLGIEDVFSDSADLSGITGAPNAKISKAIHNVVLSVDEGTEAAATTALEAISMMHPPRITFNRPFLISVFDYKSQSVLFTGRIANPQE